A genomic region of Elaeis guineensis isolate ETL-2024a chromosome 9, EG11, whole genome shotgun sequence contains the following coding sequences:
- the LOC105035526 gene encoding G-type lectin S-receptor-like serine/threonine-protein kinase LECRK2 has protein sequence MASATSYLLFLSIFSSVLALEAAQPRQSNINLESSLHPSTNPTSWLSPNGRFAIGFYPEGSGYFVGIWFVTSDENTTIIWTAERDGPPVSKDAVLKLTSGGLELEGRSISQFSMDSYASSASMLDSGNFVIYGSNLEIIWQTFDIPTDTIVAGQMLPPRSELISSISETNHSSGKFRLEMQHDANLVLYPMGTLDDPEDAYWSTNTGENPNLNLSLHFSNDGRLYLLGHNFTRNITTAYQSKPTLVYRATLDIDGRFKLYSHDFKSNATEVLAEFPDSADQCKVKGTCGSNSYCSSAAGPAVCSCLPGFYFLDANRTSNGCTRNFTGDGCSLNYDRVMQNMSTLENLVWVIRYGAPDSITNKEDCKKKCLEECKCDAALFNNNTCSMLKFPLEYGYEDENDATTTFIKVVTISPEGGRQSPAAVPITAMKKKFRTKIWIVSLAIIAGLSCTVDVFALFIYRSHRMLGRNRELGLVDEIAPRCFSYHELREATDDFKEQLGKGAFGTVFKGSLSNGERAIAVKRLERMVDEGEREFQTEMRTIGRTHHKNLVRLLGFCDEGPNKLLVYECMSNGSLADLIFKTKRRLYWDDRVRIALDVARGILYLHEECDTRIIHCDIKPQNILMDDNWTAKLSDFGLAKLLTPSQTRTFTCIRGTRGYLAPEWHKNAPITVKADVYSFGIVLLEIVCCRKNMELEAEVDAIVLLDWVSQCFASGELEKLISDEVDMTELDRLVKVGLWCTQSEPALRPAMKNVVMMLEGNIEVSLPPRPDSSS, from the coding sequence ATGGCTTCAGCAACATCCTACCTCCTCTTCCTCTCAATCTTCTCATCAGTGTTAGCATTGGAAGCAGCTCAACCGAGGCAGTCCAACATAAACTTGGAGAGCTCTCTCCATCCCTCCACCAACCCTACATCATGGCTCTCACCAAATGGACGTTTTGCCATCGGATTCTACCCAGAAGGCAGTGGCTACTTTGTGGGGATATGGTTTGTGACATCTGATGAAAACACCACCATTATTTGGACAGCAGAGCGAGACGGTCCGCCAGTTTCCAAAGATGCTGTATTAAAGCTAACCTCGGGAGGACTTGAGCTAGAAGGGAGGTCCATCTCGCAGTTTAGCATGGATTCATATGCTTCCTCTGCCTCCATGCTCGACTCTGGGAACTTTGTCATCTATGGTTCCAACTTAGAAATCATATGGCAAACCTTTGATATTCCAACTGATACGATCGTGGCAGGTCAGATGCTACCCCCTCGATCCGAGCTCATCTCCAGCATCTCAGAAACAAATCACTCGAGCGGGAAGTTTCGGCTCGAGATGCAGCACGATGCGAACCTCGTTTTGTATCCTATGGGCACATTAGATGATCCTGAGGATGCTTACTGGTCTACAAACACAGGTGAAAACCCCAACCTGAACCTAAGTCTACATTTCAGCAATGATGGCCGCCTTTACTTGCTCGGTCACAACTTCACAAGAAACATAACCACTGCCTACCAAAGCAAGCCAACCCTAGTTTATCGTGCAACATTGGACATCGATGGGAGATTCAAATTATATTCTCATGATTTCAAGTCAAATGCAACGGAGGTTTTAGCTGAATTCCCAGATTCAGCAGATCAGTGCAAGGTCAAAGGCACCTGTGGCTCAAACAGCTACTGCAGTTCTGCAGCTGGGCCAGCGGTATGCTCATGTTTGCCTGGTTTTTATTTTCTTGATGCTAATAGAACATCGAATGGATGCACGAGGAACTTCACCGGTGATGGTTGCTCCTTGAACTATGATCGTGTGATGCAAAACATGTCTACTTTGGAGAACTTAGTGTGGGTAATTCGCTATGGAGCGCCAGACTCTATTACGAACAAGGAAGATTGCAAAAAGAAATGTTTGGAAGAATGCAAATGTGATGCCGCTCTGTTTAACAACAACACATGCAGTATGCTTAAATTTCCATTGGAATATGGTTACGAAGATGAAAATGACGCGACTACAACATTCATTAAGGTGGTTACCATAAGCCCTGAGGGAGGACGTCAAAGCCCTGCTGCAGTTCCAATTACTGCGATGAAGAAAAAGTTCCGCACTAAGATCTGGATTGTGTCTCTGGCTATTATTGCTGGCTTATCATGCACCGTTGATGTTTttgctttatttatttatagaaGCCATAGAATGTTGGGGAGAAACAGAGAGCTTGGTTTGGTTGATGAAATAGCACCCAGATGTTTTTCATACCATGAGTTGAGGGAAGCAACAGATGATTTTAAGGAACAACTAGGCAAGGGAGCCTTTGGAACTGTATTCAAGGGGAGCTTGTCTAATGGTGAAAGAGCCATTGCTGTAAAAAGGCTTGAGAGGATGGTGGACGAGGGTGAAAGAGAGTTCCAGACAGAGATGAGGACCATCGGAAGAACTCACCATAAGAACTTGGTAAGGCTGCTAGGGTTTTGTGATGAAGGACCTAACAAGCTCCTAGTTTATGAGTGCATGAGCAATGGTTCACTTGCAGACCTTATCTTCAAGACCAAAAGACGCCTGTATTGGGATGACCGGGTAAGAATTGCACTCGATGTAGCCAGAGGAATTCTTTATCTGCATGAAGAGTGTGATACACGTATCATACATTGCGACATAAAGCCTCAGAACATACTGATGGATGACAATTGGACAGCAAAGCTATCAGATTTTGGATTAGCAAAACTGCTGACGCCGAGTCAGACAAGAACATTCACATGCATAAGAGGGACAAGAGGGTACCTCGCACCAGAATGGCACAAGAATGCACCAATAACAGTCAAGGCAGATGTTTACAGCTTTGGCATTGTGTTGTTAGAGATTGTGTGCTGCAGGAAAAATATGGAATTGGAAGCTGAAGTGGATGCAATTGTTCTTCTGGACTGGGTTTCTCAATGTTTTGCATCTGGAGAGTTAGAGAAGCTGATATCTGATGAAGTAGATATGACGGAATTGGATAGGCTTGTGAAAGTGGGGTTATGGTGCACGCAGTCTGAACCAGCTCTTCGGCCTGCAATGAAGAATGTGGTGATGATGCTGGAAGGAAATATTGAAGTATCCCTTCCTCCAAGACCAGATTCTAGCTCCTGA